One segment of Urocitellus parryii isolate mUroPar1 chromosome 5, mUroPar1.hap1, whole genome shotgun sequence DNA contains the following:
- the Avil gene encoding advillin, protein MSLSSAFRAVGNNPGIITWRIEKMELALVPLSAHGNFYEGDCYIILSTRRLGSLLSQNIHFWIGKDSSQDEQSCAAIYTTQLDDYLGGSPVQHREVQFHESDTFRGYFKQGIVYKKGGVASGMKHVETNTYDVKRLLHVKGKRNIRATEVEMSWDSFNQGDVFLLDLGKVIIQWNGPESNSGERLKAMLLAKDIRDRERGGRAEIGVIEGDKEAASPELMKVLQDTLGQRSIIKPAVPDEIIDQQQKSNIMLYHVSDSVGQLVVTEVATRPLVQDLLNHDDCYIVDQSGTKIYVWKGKGATKVEKQAAMSKALDFIRMKGYPSSTNVETVNDGAESAMFKQLFQKWSVKDQTTGLGKMFNIGKIAKVSQDKFDVTLLHTKPEVAAQERMVDDGSGKVEVWRIENLELVPVEHQWHGFFYGGDCYLVLYTYEVNGKPNYILYIWQGRHASQDELAASAYQAVQLDQQLDGAPVQVRVSMGKEPRHFMAIFKGKLVIYEGGTSRKGNTEPDPPVRLFQIRGNDKSNTKAVEVPAFASSLNSNDVFLLKTQAEHYLWYGKGSSGDERAMAKELASLLCDGTEETVAEGQESAEFWDLLGGKTPYANDKRLQQETLDVQARLFECSNKTGRFIITEITDFTQDDLNPGDVMLLDTWDQVFLWIGAEANAIEKERALATAQEYLHTHPSGRDIHTPILIIKQGSEPPTFTGWFLAWDPHIWSAGKSYEQLKEELGDAATIMQITSDMKNATLSLNSAGSEPKYYPLEVLLKNQNQELPEDVNPAKKENYLSEQDFVSLFGITRGQFTALPGWKQLQLKKEKGLF, encoded by the exons ATGTCTCTGAGCAGCGCCTTCAGGGCTGTGGGCAACAACCCTGGGATCATCACCTGGAGAATAGAG AAAATGGAGCTGGCACTGGTGCCCCTGAGTGCCCATGGCAACTTCTATGAGGGGGACTGCTACATCATCCTCTCG ACCCGGAGATTGGGCAGTCTTCTTTCCCAGAACATCCACTTCTGGATCGGGAAGGACTCCTCCCAGGATGAGCAGAGCTGTGCAGCTATCTACACCACACAGCTGGACGACTACCTGGGAGGCAGCCCTGTGCAGCACCGAGAGGTCCAGTTCCATGAGTCTGACACCTTCCGAGGCTACTTCAAACAGGGCATCGT TTATAAAAAGGGAGGTGTGGCCTCTGGGATGAAGCATGTGGAGACCAACACATATGATGTGAAGCGGCTGCTACACGTGAAGGGGAAGAGAAATATCAGGGCCACCGAG GTGGAAATGAGCTGGGACAGTTTTAACCAAGGTGATGTCTTCTTGCTGGACCTTGGAAAGGTCATCATCCAATGGAATGGTCCAGAGAGCAACAGTGGAGAGCGCCTGAAG GCTATGCTTCTGGCAAAGGACATTCGGGACAGGGAGCGAGGGGGCCGTGCTGAAATAGGAGTGATCGAAGGAGACAAGGAGGCAGCCAGCCCAGAGCTGATGAAGGTTCTTCAGGACACCCTTGGTCAACGCTCAATTATCAAGCCTGCAGTCCCTGATGAGATCATAGATCAGCAGCAGAAATCAAATATCATGCTATATCA TGTCTCAGATTCGGTCGGGCAGTTGGTGGTCACAGAGGTAGCAACGAGGCCTCTGGTCCAGGACTTACTGAACCATGAT GACTGCTACATTGTGGACCAAAGTGGAACCAAGATCTACGTGTGGAAAGGAAAAGGAGCCACAAAGGTTGAGAAACAGGCGGCCATGTCTAAAGCCCTG GACTTCATCAGAATGAAGGGCTACCCCAGCAGCACTAACGTGGAGACTGTCAATGATGGTGCTGAGTCAGCGATGTTCAAGCAGCTGTTCCAGAAGTGGTCAGTGAAGGACCAGACCACAGGCCTggggaaaatgttcaacattggTAAAATTG CTAAAGTTTCCCAGGACAAGTTTGATGTGACTCTGCTACACACAAAGCCAGAGGTAGCTGCCCAGGAAAGAATGGTGGATGATGGCAGTGGGAAAGTTGAG GTCTGGAGAATTGAAAACCTGGAGCTGGTCCCTGTGGAACATCAGTGGCACGGCTTCTTCTATGGAGGAGACTGCTATCTGGTTCTTTATACATATGAGGTGAACGGGAAGCCAAATTACATCTTATACATCTGGCAG GGCCGCCACGCCTCACAGGATGAGCTGGCAGCCTCAGCATACCAGGCAGTGCAGCTGGATCAGCAGTTGGACGGGGCTCCCGTGCAGGTTCGTGTCAGCATGGGGAAGGAGCCACGCCACTTCATGGCCATCTTCAAAGGGAAGCTGGTTATCTATGAG GGTGGGACTTCCAGGAAAGGAAATACCGAGCCTGACCCTCCAGTAAGACTCTTCCAGATTCGAGGAAATGACAAATCTAACACCAAAGCAGTGGAGGTTCCAGCCTTCGCCTCCTCCTTAAACTCTAATGATGTCTTTCTGCTAAAGACCCAGGCAGAGCACTACCTATGGTATGGCAAG GGATCTAGTGGAGATGAGCGGGCAATGGCTAAAGAGCTGGCCAGTCTTCTCTGTGATGGCACTGAGGAAACTGTGGCAGAAGGCCAGGAATCAGCTGAGTTCTGGGACCTACTGGGAGGTAAAACTCCCTATGCCAATGACAAAAG ACTACAGCAGGAAACCCTAGATGTCCAAGCCCGTCTCTTTGAATGCTCTAATAAGACTGGCCGGTTCATTATCACTGAAATCACAGACTTCACCCAGGATGACCTGAACCCAGGTGATGTGATGCTTCTGGATACCTGGGATCAG GTGTTCTTGTGGATTGGAGCTGAGGCCAATGCCATAGAGAAGGAGAGGGCCCTTGCTACTGCCCAGGAGTACCTGCACACTCACCCCAGTGGCCGAGACATCCATACACCCATCCTGATCATCAAACAGGGTTCTGAGCCTCCCACCTTCACAGGCTGGTTCCTGGCCTGGGACCCTCACATTTGGAGC gCTGGAAAATCATATGAACAGTTAAAGGAGGAGCTGGGAGATGCTGCTACTATCATGCAAATCACTTCT GACATGAAAAATGCAACCCTTTCCCTGAATTCTGCTGGCAGTGAGCCAAAATATTACCCTTTAGAAGTTCTATTGAAAAATCAGAATCAGGAGCTTCCTGAGGATGTGAACCCTGCCAAAAAGGAG AATTACCTCTCTGAACAGGACTTTGTGTCTCTCTTTGGCATTACAAGAGGGCAATTTACTGCTCTGCCTGGCTGGAAACAGCTccaactgaagaaagaaaaggggcttTTCTAA
- the Tsfm gene encoding elongation factor Ts, mitochondrial isoform X3, producing MSLLRSLRFFLDARTGSLPAEIWLHKQAQKEGWSKATKLSGRKTKEGLIGLLQEGNTTVLVEVNCETDFVSRNLKFQQLVQQVALGTMLHCQSLKDQLSTYSKGFLNSSELSGLPAGPDRERSLKDQLALAIGKLGENMTLKRAAWVKVPSGFYVGSYVHGAMHSPSLHNLVLGKYGALVICETSEQKANLEDLGRRLGQHVVGMAPLSVGSLDDEPGGEAETKMLSQPYLLDPSITLGQYVQPHGVSVVDFVRFECGELEEATEAE from the exons ATGTCCCTGCTGCGGTCGCTGCGCTTTTTCCTGGACGCGCGGACAGGGAGTCTCCCG GCAGAGATCTGGCTTCACAAGCAGGCCCAGAAGGAGGGCTGGAGCAAAGCTACAAAGCTCAGTGGGAGAAAGACTAAAGAAGGACTGATTGGGCTGCTGCAAGAAGGAAATACTACTGTATTAGTAGAG GTAAACTGTGAGACAGATTTTGtttccagaaatttaaaatttcaacagtTGGTCCAGCAGGTAGCCCTGGGAACCATGTTGCATTGTCAGAGCCTAAAGGATCAACTCTCCACGTACAGTAAA GGCTTCCTGAATTCCTCTGAGCTTTCTGGACTTCCAGCTGGGCCTGACAGAGAACGCTCTCTCAAGGATCAATTGGCCTTAGCAATAG ggAAACTCGGAGAAAACATGACTCTTAAACGAGCTGCATGGGTGAAGGTGCCATCTGGGTTCTACGTTGGCTCTTATGTCCATGGAGCAATGCACAGTCCCTCGCTCCACAACCTGGTACTGGGGAAGTATGGGGCCCTGGTCATCTGTGAGACATCTGAACAGAAAGCAAACCTTGAAGACCTTGGCCGCCGCCTTGGGCAGCATGTGGTGGGCATGGCTCCTCTCTCTGTTGGCTCCCTGGATGATGAACCTGGGGGAGAGGCAGAGACCAAGATGCTGTCCCAACCATACTTGCTGGATCCCTCCATCACATTGGGACAGTATGTGCAGCCCCATGGGGTTTCTGTAGTAGATTTTGTGCGGTTTGAATGTGGAGAACTTGAAGAGGCAACAGAGGCTGAATAG
- the Tsfm gene encoding elongation factor Ts, mitochondrial isoform X2 produces the protein MSLLRSLRFFLDARTGSLPAGSLRLQSPQPRHTFHAASWLSASSSSKELLRKLRQKTGYSFVNCKKALETCGGDLKKAEIWLHKQAQKEGWSKATKLSGRKTKEGLIGLLQEGNTTVLVELVQQVALGTMLHCQSLKDQLSTYSKGFLNSSELSGLPAGPDRERSLKDQLALAIGKLGENMTLKRAAWVKVPSGFYVGSYVHGAMHSPSLHNLVLGKYGALVICETSEQKANLEDLGRRLGQHVVGMAPLSVGSLDDEPGGEAETKMLSQPYLLDPSITLGQYVQPHGVSVVDFVRFECGELEEATEAE, from the exons ATGTCCCTGCTGCGGTCGCTGCGCTTTTTCCTGGACGCGCGGACAGGGAGTCTCCCG GCCGGGTCCCTTCGGCTTCAGTCGCCCCAGCCACGGCACACCTTTCACGCTGCGTCCTGGTTGTCTGCCTCTTCTTCCAGCAAGGAGCTCCTTAGGAAGCTGCGGCAGAAAACAGGCTACTCCTTTGTAAATTGCAAGAAAGCTCTGGAAACTTGTGGTGGAGATCTCAAAAAG GCAGAGATCTGGCTTCACAAGCAGGCCCAGAAGGAGGGCTGGAGCAAAGCTACAAAGCTCAGTGGGAGAAAGACTAAAGAAGGACTGATTGGGCTGCTGCAAGAAGGAAATACTACTGTATTAGTAGAG tTGGTCCAGCAGGTAGCCCTGGGAACCATGTTGCATTGTCAGAGCCTAAAGGATCAACTCTCCACGTACAGTAAA GGCTTCCTGAATTCCTCTGAGCTTTCTGGACTTCCAGCTGGGCCTGACAGAGAACGCTCTCTCAAGGATCAATTGGCCTTAGCAATAG ggAAACTCGGAGAAAACATGACTCTTAAACGAGCTGCATGGGTGAAGGTGCCATCTGGGTTCTACGTTGGCTCTTATGTCCATGGAGCAATGCACAGTCCCTCGCTCCACAACCTGGTACTGGGGAAGTATGGGGCCCTGGTCATCTGTGAGACATCTGAACAGAAAGCAAACCTTGAAGACCTTGGCCGCCGCCTTGGGCAGCATGTGGTGGGCATGGCTCCTCTCTCTGTTGGCTCCCTGGATGATGAACCTGGGGGAGAGGCAGAGACCAAGATGCTGTCCCAACCATACTTGCTGGATCCCTCCATCACATTGGGACAGTATGTGCAGCCCCATGGGGTTTCTGTAGTAGATTTTGTGCGGTTTGAATGTGGAGAACTTGAAGAGGCAACAGAGGCTGAATAG
- the Tsfm gene encoding elongation factor Ts, mitochondrial isoform X1: MSLLRSLRFFLDARTGSLPAGSLRLQSPQPRHTFHAASWLSASSSSKELLRKLRQKTGYSFVNCKKALETCGGDLKKAEIWLHKQAQKEGWSKATKLSGRKTKEGLIGLLQEGNTTVLVEVNCETDFVSRNLKFQQLVQQVALGTMLHCQSLKDQLSTYSKGFLNSSELSGLPAGPDRERSLKDQLALAIGKLGENMTLKRAAWVKVPSGFYVGSYVHGAMHSPSLHNLVLGKYGALVICETSEQKANLEDLGRRLGQHVVGMAPLSVGSLDDEPGGEAETKMLSQPYLLDPSITLGQYVQPHGVSVVDFVRFECGELEEATEAE; this comes from the exons ATGTCCCTGCTGCGGTCGCTGCGCTTTTTCCTGGACGCGCGGACAGGGAGTCTCCCG GCCGGGTCCCTTCGGCTTCAGTCGCCCCAGCCACGGCACACCTTTCACGCTGCGTCCTGGTTGTCTGCCTCTTCTTCCAGCAAGGAGCTCCTTAGGAAGCTGCGGCAGAAAACAGGCTACTCCTTTGTAAATTGCAAGAAAGCTCTGGAAACTTGTGGTGGAGATCTCAAAAAG GCAGAGATCTGGCTTCACAAGCAGGCCCAGAAGGAGGGCTGGAGCAAAGCTACAAAGCTCAGTGGGAGAAAGACTAAAGAAGGACTGATTGGGCTGCTGCAAGAAGGAAATACTACTGTATTAGTAGAG GTAAACTGTGAGACAGATTTTGtttccagaaatttaaaatttcaacagtTGGTCCAGCAGGTAGCCCTGGGAACCATGTTGCATTGTCAGAGCCTAAAGGATCAACTCTCCACGTACAGTAAA GGCTTCCTGAATTCCTCTGAGCTTTCTGGACTTCCAGCTGGGCCTGACAGAGAACGCTCTCTCAAGGATCAATTGGCCTTAGCAATAG ggAAACTCGGAGAAAACATGACTCTTAAACGAGCTGCATGGGTGAAGGTGCCATCTGGGTTCTACGTTGGCTCTTATGTCCATGGAGCAATGCACAGTCCCTCGCTCCACAACCTGGTACTGGGGAAGTATGGGGCCCTGGTCATCTGTGAGACATCTGAACAGAAAGCAAACCTTGAAGACCTTGGCCGCCGCCTTGGGCAGCATGTGGTGGGCATGGCTCCTCTCTCTGTTGGCTCCCTGGATGATGAACCTGGGGGAGAGGCAGAGACCAAGATGCTGTCCCAACCATACTTGCTGGATCCCTCCATCACATTGGGACAGTATGTGCAGCCCCATGGGGTTTCTGTAGTAGATTTTGTGCGGTTTGAATGTGGAGAACTTGAAGAGGCAACAGAGGCTGAATAG